The Balneola sp. genomic interval GGTATGCTACCCCAAAAACCACCATTGAATCGATCGCAAGCGTACTTTGTCCCACTCCGATTACTCCCAACAGATAATACCCTGACTGTGCAATAGTGGAGTAGGCCAGCAGCCGGATCACATTGTCCTGCCACAGCGCTACCACATTGCCAAAGGTCATGGACAGCGCGGCCAGCACGGCCAGGATCAACGGCCAGTCAACAAGGGAAACCGGAAGATCACGAACCACCTGCGCGAGTGCAAACAGGGCCCCTATCTTGGGAACTACCGACAGGTAGGCGGCTATGGAGACGGGTGCGCCCTCAAAAGTGTCGGGCGTCCAGAAATGGACGGGAAACAGGGAAGCCGCATAGCCGATTCCAATTACCAGGGTAATAAAGCCGAACATAACGGCATAAGAGGATAAGTCAGGATTGTTAATCCCGGAAATCAGCGTCGTTCCGGCAAGGCCCGCCCAGAAGGTTAGCCCGAAAAGCATGATGGCTCCGGCTACTGATCCGTAAATAAAGTACTTCATCGCTCCTTCGCTGGAAGGGTCGTTCCTGGGGTGAGCTGCCATGGCCATACCGGCAAGAGTACTAATAAGCAGGCCCAGTACAATGAACATGAGATCTCCGCTGCCCGCCAAAATCATGGCTCCCAAGGCTGAAAAGCCCATCAGGCTGTATATGGTGCCTTCGCGGGCCGAATCTTTCAGCTCCGATCGGCCCAGCAAAGCAAAAAGGATGGTTGCCGGCCCCAGAATGATGACGGCCCACAAGCTGAGTGCGTCAACACGGAAGGTAGTGGAAAAAGCTGTTGTGTCTGTCCCCAGCATATCTACGGCAACACCGGTGGCTGTGAGCATGCCAACCACCAAAGCCCATAGTGCAGCCCGGGGTAATCGGGCCATTTCCAGGCATAACACGATAACCGTGGTGGATAAAACAATAAGCTGTGGTGAAATATTCAGTAAATCAGTTGCCATCGTTATTACAGTCCGAAGAAATTAGTTGTAGCATGAATCATCGAGAGCAGGGAATCGGGATATACTCCAATCAGTATGGTAGCTAATATCAAAGGAACAATAGCCCACAGCTCTCGGCTTCCCAAATCTTTAAGTCCGGTAAATCCTTCCGGCAAGGTACCTAAAAATACTTTTTGAATAGCCCTCAGGTACAGGGCTGTAGTAATCGGCAAGCCAATGATGATGATCCCGACGGCGACCGGGTACACATCAAAGCCGCCTAAAAAGATTTGAAACTCGGCAGGGAAATGAGCCAGCCCGGGCAGTCCCAGAGAAGCAAAGGCCGCGAGCATAAAAAGTCCGCTTAATATTGGATAGGTTTTTAGCAGACCGGTCATTTCGTTCATTTCCCGCGTACCAGTGCGATCCTGAAGAGCTCCTACCAGCAGGAAAAGCACCCCTGTAACCACACCGTGGCTTATCATTTGAAGTACCGCTCCGTCCAGGGCAATCATTCCGGATGTGGTAGTGGTGACGGCTGCTATGGCCACACCAAATATCAGATACCCCATGTGGTTTACACTGGTGTAGGCCACCATCCGTTTGATGTCGGTTTGGGCCAAGGCTACGAAAGCCCCGTACAGCGCTGTAAAGACGGCAATGACGATGACGTAAGGTGCAAATTCACGAAATGCATCAGGCGTCATTTGCAATGGAAAGCGAATAAAACCATAGGTGCCCAGTTTCAGCAACACCCCCGCCAGGATGGCACTTCCGGCAGCAGGTGCTTCGGTGTGAGCCAAAGGAAGCCACGTATGGAATGGGAAAAGCGGTGTTTTAATAGCAAAAGCGATAAATAATCCCCAGAACGTAAGCGTAGCTGCAAGTCCGGTTATGGTAGGATTTGTTATCAACTGTTGTATGTCAAACGTATTGGTATCGGAAAAAAGATACAGCGCCAAAAACGCCAGCAGCAGAAACAAACTGCCTATCAGGGTATAGATAAAGAAAGTTAAAGCCGCCTTTTTGCGATGTTCGTGCCCCCATTTGGCTATGATAAAATACATGCCAACAAGAGTGATTTCAAAAAACACGTAAAAAAGGAAGAGGTCAAGCGAAAGGAATACCCCAAGACAGGCGGTCTCCAGCATCAAAACCAGTTGAATAAAGATATTGGCGCTATCCTTGATCTTTGCAGAAAAAATCAGCGAGGTCAGGAACAAAAATGCCGTCAACAGCACCAGGGGAAAGCTAATGCCGTCCACTCCCAACCGGTAAGCTATGCCTAAGGATGGTATCCAGCTGAGTTCTTCAACTTGTGACAAACTGCTGCCTATACCCTGTATCCAGATCATAATAGCAGCCAACAGGGTGAGTGACGCGAAGGCTATCCCAATACCATAGGCGGTTTTGGTTTGTTTGGGGCGGAGTACCATAATGACAAGTGCCCCTATAACCGGCAAGAATGTAGTGATTGAGAGCAATGGTAATGATGAAAAATCCATGATTTACAGATAGGTTAGTGATAAAATAATTAAAGCTAAGATCATACCGTACACCGACCATGCTAGTTCGCGGTGAACCAGTCCCGATTGAATGTTCCGCCCGTATTGGCCCAGTCGCTGGATGGATGCCACCAAGCCGGCAATCCACTCCACAATGCCGCGATCGTCCGTTATTTGGGACCATTGGCCGATGTTCAGATTGAATGTCCCGATTTGGTCGATCACAAAAGCCATCGCACGGTCCGGCACATTGGCCAGCCAGCGCGCCAACATTAAAAACGCCTTGCCAATCTCAAAGACAGATTGAAGCAGAAATTGTTCGATCAGGTTTGCGCCGGTTGCCAGCATCTGAAACGGTTGCACGATAACATTGGTGTAGCCGCCTGCTACGGGATAGTTATCCCGGAAAAACATCCACACCTGGGTTTTAAAGATGGGAGCGGTGGCAAACCAGCCTGCTGCCAAACCAAGAAAAGCAGCTCCAAGCCCGCTTATCATGGCAATGTTGTCTTTTGGAATGGAAAAACCTGACGTTTCAACCAAAGGATCCAGAAACAACCAGCCTGCAATAACAGCCGTTACCAGGGTTAGAAATCCGAGATGCATCCAAGGCAGTTTCTTTGGCTTTTCTTCCGGTTCGCTGTGTCCTTTCCATAAAATTCCGAATGCGCGGCCCATATAGATAGCAGTAAAAAAAGCTCCAATCAGCACAGCGGAAAAGTACCATGAGGCCGGGTCGGCCTGCAGGCCTGCCGTCAGGATGGCATCCTTCGACCAAAAGCCGATTAATGGAGGGATCCCGGCCAGGGCCAGCCCGGACACGGCGAATCCTGAAAAAGCCAGTTTCAGTTTCTTTCCTGAGCCTTTGAGCTTTTCGTAATTTGTGGAATGCATTTCGTGCTGAAAGATTCCGGCTCCCAGGAACAAGCTGCTTTTCATGAAAGCGTGGGCAATCAGGTGGGCCAGGGCCGCGGCCGGATACCCGGCGCCAATAGCCAGCGCCATAAAACCAAGCTGACTTGAGGTGGACGCGGCAAGCATACGTTTGATATCTTCGGAAAATATGGCAGTTGCACCGGCGAGCAGGATGGTTATTCCTCCCACTAAGCCGATCAAGAAAAGAGCGTCCGGCGGGAAAAGAGGGAAGGCTTTAAGCAGCAGAATAATACCTGCCGCCACCATTGTGGCCGAATGCAGCAGGGCCGAAACAGGTGTTGGGCCCGCCATGGCTGCCGAAAGCCAGCTCTGGAAAGGAACCTGTGCCGATTTACCCATTACCGCCAGCAGCAGAGCCAGGGTTCCCACTACAGAAACGCCCTGTACGGGTTCAGCTAAAATCTGGCTGGACCCGCCGGCAAGAATGATCACGAATACCCCGACATAGAGCCCGAGGTCGGCCACCCGGTTCATAATAAACGCTTTGTTTGCGGCGTCACCAGCTTCTTTCTTCCAGTACCAGGTGCCGATCAGCAAATAGGAGGCAAAGCCCATAACCTCCCAGGCTATCACAAACAAGATCCAGTCTCCGGCTAACACCAACAACTGCATGGCCCCCATAAAAAGCGTTATGCCGCTCCAGAAACGGAGTTTTCCTTTTTCTTCTTTCATATACCCGATGGCATACACTAAAATGAAGGTGGTAATCACAGCGACAACCAGAGCAAGTACGGCCGCCATTTCTGTGGCTTCGAGGCGAAAGGGCATTCCCGGAAGCCCGGTAAATTGCAGTTGAGTAACAGCGCCGTTCAAAGCGGCCATAAAAAGCAGTATCGAACCGGCCAGAGAGCCTGCTGCCCCGGTTAAGGCTGCATACCCTATTTTTTTCCGGGTTACGATAATCCAGGCACTTGCCGCCAGTGGAGCTAATATGGTAAGTAATATTGCTGCCATATAGGTACTATCCTTTTAATTCTGCTGATTCTTCCATTTCAACCGTTCCCGAGGTACGGAACCGCTGAGTGGCAATGGCAAAGCCGACGGCTCCTTCCAAAGCCATCACAGTCATGGCTACCAGCACAAACATCTGCAAGGAGAAGGCGTCGGGATGAAGAAAGCGCCAAAAAGCTACCAGGTTGATCATGGCTGCTCCCAGCATCAGTTCAATTCCCATCATGATCATTACCAAATTTGTCTGACTTAAGGCGCCGTAGAGCCCTATACCAAAAAGGACGGCGGCAATAATAAGTGCTGTAATTAATAGCTCCATAGTGTTTACTTCTCCACGCTGTTTTTAATTGACAAAGCGACTGCGATAGAGGCGATCATTCCGGTAAGAATGGTCACCCCGGCGGTTTCGAAGATCATCATCGACCGCTTCAGAATTTCCATACCCAGCAGCCGGTTTTGCTCATGCGGCCCCGGAAACTGAGTAGCTATTGTACCCCAGTCGGTGGTAAGAGCGGCACCGACTATCAATACGGTTACAATTACGCCCGCTGCTATGGAGATATTTTTCTGGTGATACATATCCATCTGTCCCAGCCCGCCAGGATCCATCATGTACATCATCATAAAGATGGCCATGATACTCATTTCGGTTCCCATCATCATGATTTGCAGAACACCTAAAAACTCGGCTTCCATAACGAGAAATAATATGCCGATGGCCACCATGGACGCCAGAAGTGAGAGAGCTGAGCGTACCATGGAGCTGGTCATGAAGACGCGCCACCCGAACCAGATGGCCACCAGGCCGAATATAATAAGTAATATGAGTTGTAGAGATATCATAACAGCAAGACTACTCCGACTTGAAAAATGTTATAAAGAGCTAAAGGCACCCCGTACTTCCAGTTGTATTCCAACAGGTGGTCGTGCCGGATGCGCGGCATAAAACGGCCAATGGCAAAAAAGGAGGCCGCCACCAGCAGGGTCTTCAGAAAGGTCCAGGCAAAATCGGGCAGCCAGGGCCCCATCCATCCTCCCAGGTACAGCACCACTACCGCTGCCGATATGGTGAACACGAGGGTAAGCCGCCCCAGGCGAAACAGCAGCTTGCGGGCGCCGGTGAGATCAGCCCAGACTCCTCCTGCCAATTCTCCCTTGGCTACCGGCAGGTTGAAAGGAGGAAGAAAGGTAATAGCCAGCGTTGAAATATAGAATAAAATAAAGCCTACCGGCTGGTACAAGATGTTCCACAGCCCTTGTTGGGATTCCACGATATCGGTTAAAAACATCGATTCGGCACGCATCACCGTAGCCGTCAATGCCATAACCACTGGCATAGAGTAGGCGATAAGCTGGGCCAGCGCACGCCACCCCCCTACCATGGCGTACACGCCGTTCACGGCCCATCCGACCATCAGTAGAGAAACCATGATGTACACCAGTGCCGCATTAATAAACAGGGCACCCGTTCCCAGGTCGATGATCACGCTGTCCCGGCCGAAGGGCAGAATAGAAATGGTGAGCAGTATCACTCCGATAAACAAAACCGGGGCAGTTTCAAAAAAGACCTTGTCGTGCTTCCGGGTTTTGATCTCCTCTTGGGCAAACAGCAGTAAAAATGAGCGCACGGGGCCGGCCCAGTTCACGGTCCCCGTCACCGACCAGCGTTCCATTACTGCTGCCACATAAACACCGCTCAAAAACAGGAGGGTAATTATAAAAACGGTTAAAAAAGGAGTCATAGCTTGCGTCTGTTAATGATGAATTTCCCAGGGTGAAATGTCCAGTGAGGCTACGGCCGTCAGTGCATCGGCCAGCTCGTGCTGTTCGGTTACGTGTTGTATGATGTCCGCCAGCGCGGTCGATGGCGTGTTAAGCTGCATGTGAGCCAGTTTACCTTCATGGATATGAAATTTCAGCGTTACGATACCGCGGGGGCTCTCGATGTGCGCAATACCATTTCCCATCCCGGTAGATGGTATGTCGATTTTTTGTGAAGATACACCACCGGAATCATTTCCCGCCTTGGCTATAAACCGAAGGCTTTGTTCCATTTCGTTCAGCCGTACCATCAGCCGGCTCCAAGCGTTGTTTCCGGCAGCGGTTACGGGAGTCCAGCCGGCGTGCTGATATACAGGTTCCTCTAAACGGTGATCATTTTCAATACCCGCCGCCCGTGCCACCGGGCCTGTGGTCTCATCCGGCAGCTGGCCGGAAACAGTACCGGCATCCTGATCTTTTTCATCTCCGCTCCCATGGCAGTGATCGTGGCTATCATGACCCGCGTGGCCGCTGTGCTCATGGTGGTGATGTTCATCATGTTCTTCATGGCAGGAATGGGAGCCGTGTTGATGCGAGTGATCTTCGTGGCCGTGCCCTTCATTACCTCCGTGCCCTGAATGTTCATGATCCGAATGATCGTGTCCACTATGCTTTGAGTGATCATGCCCGCCATGCTCATGATGTTCGTGCCCCTTGTGTTCTTCGTGGCTATGACCTGCATGATGGTGTTCGTCACCCGAGTGATCTCCGTGGTTATGGCCGTGTCCGCTATGATCGTGGGCCTCATGCTCGTGACCCTGATTGTGATCTTCCATTTCCACCCGGTGTTTTCCGGCGGTGGATAATTTTAATTTCAAATAGGGCATCTTTTTTATACGGCCGATAAATTCGGAGAGCCGGCTGGCATCTCCGGCCTCGTCTTGGAAACGGTGATAATGTTTTACAGCCTGATCCCGCATCCATTGGCTGCCCAGTGCTGTGCCAAAAACAGCCAGCCAGTTCAGATGACTGGTTATCCGCTCTTTTTCCAGCAGCACTGCCTCTGAAAGGGTAAGTGTGGAATTCGGCGTTTTACCGGAAAAGTTTACCAGCGCTTTTTGTGCCAGAAGCCGGTAGGTAACCTGCGCCATAGGATGGTCCGCCGCAAGATACTCCGGCAGGGACGCGGGGTCGTTCAGGACGGATGCCGGCAGGTTGTGTCCCAACAGGCCTTGGCTAGCCTCTGCTTTGACGACGGTATCTCCGTCCAGCTTCATGGAGAGGCGCAGCCCGCCCGGCAGGCCCGGGTGAAAGGGTCCAAACTGTACATCGCTCCACTCCATCGGCAGTCCGTCGGGACTGCGGGGCAGGTCTTTGGTCATGGCTATCATCGACATAAAGCCCGGGCCGTGGTCGTGCCCGTCATGTTCGTGATCGCCATGCTGAGGACCTCCGTGGTCATGTCCTTCATGGCTATGTCCGTGCTCTTCGTGTTGAGAGTGATCATCCTCCTGGTGCTCCTCTCCATGGTTGTGTCCCTTGTGCTGATGCCCTTCATGCCCGTGATCATGTTCTCCATGATCATGATGTCGATGCCCTTCGTGTTCGCTATGTGAGTCGTGTTGATGAGCCTGGTGGTCATGCTTGTGCTTGTCCGTTTCATCATGTTGAAGGCCGGAGTGATTATGTTCTTCGTGGCGATGCTCATCACCTGTATGTTCACTGTCCTTGTGCCCTTCATGACCGTGATCGTGCGACCCGTGGCCACCATGGCCATGCATATGGCCCTGCTGCTGACCGGCTTCTTCTATTTTGCTGACCAATGGTTCCGGTCGGTACGGCTCCGCCTCATCTGTCCACGAGTAACTTCTCAGGCATTCTCGGGCGGCAGGCATTGCGGTGTCAAGAAAATCTTTTTCCAGGGCAACGTGAACATCCGGGTGAGGAAGCGGGTCAAGATATTCCGGCCCGGCCATAACCAGCACCCGGGGGCGCGGCATCTGTGCGTAAACGGTGGCCGCCCGTTCGGTCAGTTCCGCACTTAAATCTCCAACAACCAGCAGAACATTGGCCTCTTTGGGACTGTCTGCCAGCCGGGCTTCTCCGTGTAAAGGTTCAGATTGATACATGCGCAACAGGTCGGCACCCGGAACCGGAAATATTACCAGCTCCTGTGAAGCGGCTTTTGCCAGCCATCGCCGCCAGAAATTCATGGTTCCTTTTCGTGCTCCGTATCTCATAGTCGTTTCCATTGGCATTTATTGGCGTTTGAGTCCGAGTTGAGTCCAGGTATAAATAAGTCCCAGAAATAAAATCATCAGAAAAACGCCCATGTCCAGCAGGGCCAGAATGCCTACTT includes:
- a CDS encoding NADH-quinone oxidoreductase subunit NuoK; the encoded protein is MELLITALIIAAVLFGIGLYGALSQTNLVMIMMGIELMLGAAMINLVAFWRFLHPDAFSLQMFVLVAMTVMALEGAVGFAIATQRFRTSGTVEMEESAELKG
- a CDS encoding NADH-quinone oxidoreductase subunit L; protein product: MAAILLTILAPLAASAWIIVTRKKIGYAALTGAAGSLAGSILLFMAALNGAVTQLQFTGLPGMPFRLEATEMAAVLALVVAVITTFILVYAIGYMKEEKGKLRFWSGITLFMGAMQLLVLAGDWILFVIAWEVMGFASYLLIGTWYWKKEAGDAANKAFIMNRVADLGLYVGVFVIILAGGSSQILAEPVQGVSVVGTLALLLAVMGKSAQVPFQSWLSAAMAGPTPVSALLHSATMVAAGIILLLKAFPLFPPDALFLIGLVGGITILLAGATAIFSEDIKRMLAASTSSQLGFMALAIGAGYPAAALAHLIAHAFMKSSLFLGAGIFQHEMHSTNYEKLKGSGKKLKLAFSGFAVSGLALAGIPPLIGFWSKDAILTAGLQADPASWYFSAVLIGAFFTAIYMGRAFGILWKGHSEPEEKPKKLPWMHLGFLTLVTAVIAGWLFLDPLVETSGFSIPKDNIAMISGLGAAFLGLAAGWFATAPIFKTQVWMFFRDNYPVAGGYTNVIVQPFQMLATGANLIEQFLLQSVFEIGKAFLMLARWLANVPDRAMAFVIDQIGTFNLNIGQWSQITDDRGIVEWIAGLVASIQRLGQYGRNIQSGLVHRELAWSVYGMILALIILSLTYL
- a CDS encoding NADH-quinone oxidoreductase subunit H → MTPFLTVFIITLLFLSGVYVAAVMERWSVTGTVNWAGPVRSFLLLFAQEEIKTRKHDKVFFETAPVLFIGVILLTISILPFGRDSVIIDLGTGALFINAALVYIMVSLLMVGWAVNGVYAMVGGWRALAQLIAYSMPVVMALTATVMRAESMFLTDIVESQQGLWNILYQPVGFILFYISTLAITFLPPFNLPVAKGELAGGVWADLTGARKLLFRLGRLTLVFTISAAVVVLYLGGWMGPWLPDFAWTFLKTLLVAASFFAIGRFMPRIRHDHLLEYNWKYGVPLALYNIFQVGVVLLL
- a CDS encoding oxidoreductase, producing the protein MDFSSLPLLSITTFLPVIGALVIMVLRPKQTKTAYGIGIAFASLTLLAAIMIWIQGIGSSLSQVEELSWIPSLGIAYRLGVDGISFPLVLLTAFLFLTSLIFSAKIKDSANIFIQLVLMLETACLGVFLSLDLFLFYVFFEITLVGMYFIIAKWGHEHRKKAALTFFIYTLIGSLFLLLAFLALYLFSDTNTFDIQQLITNPTITGLAATLTFWGLFIAFAIKTPLFPFHTWLPLAHTEAPAAGSAILAGVLLKLGTYGFIRFPLQMTPDAFREFAPYVIVIAVFTALYGAFVALAQTDIKRMVAYTSVNHMGYLIFGVAIAAVTTTTSGMIALDGAVLQMISHGVVTGVLFLLVGALQDRTGTREMNEMTGLLKTYPILSGLFMLAAFASLGLPGLAHFPAEFQIFLGGFDVYPVAVGIIIIGLPITTALYLRAIQKVFLGTLPEGFTGLKDLGSRELWAIVPLILATILIGVYPDSLLSMIHATTNFFGL
- a CDS encoding oxidoreductase, producing MATDLLNISPQLIVLSTTVIVLCLEMARLPRAALWALVVGMLTATGVAVDMLGTDTTAFSTTFRVDALSLWAVIILGPATILFALLGRSELKDSAREGTIYSLMGFSALGAMILAGSGDLMFIVLGLLISTLAGMAMAAHPRNDPSSEGAMKYFIYGSVAGAIMLFGLTFWAGLAGTTLISGINNPDLSSYAVMFGFITLVIGIGYAASLFPVHFWTPDTFEGAPVSIAAYLSVVPKIGALFALAQVVRDLPVSLVDWPLILAVLAALSMTFGNVVALWQDNVIRLLAYSTIAQSGYYLLGVIGVGQSTLAIDSMVVFGVAYLLMNAGAFAITLGEGTRLDDFKGMGKRRPWQAVGMTIFLLSLVGMPPLAGFAGKFLLFGAAIESGYSWLAVVAILNSAISLAVYMRIVVPMFFQEAEDGQIRTYAPGTSFVWISTFVLTVVVGIGVQWFLT